The window CATCTTCCTGACAATCATTGCTTTAACGATATGAACAAtcttacaacaacaactaacaaaGCAAAACACAAATCAAATTCCTGTAGATCTGTTGCTTCTGCTCAAAAGAAGATAAACGATTCTGTCAACTGCACGGACATGCCATGGCATGCCTTCATTTGGGATCGTCAACTCTGCAAGACACAGTGCGATGCGGTTGTAATTCATGGCTCTTGGCTTCTGACATCGGCTCGCTGTGTTAGTAactacacacgcacaccaaaaCGTCTGGTAATCAGTTTGGGAGTCAGCAATGCTCGACAGATGAAGAAGTCCTCTAGAGCAAAATACGTTGTTTTACATCCACAGTGGCAGGCTCGATCGGATGGGCAAGGTGTGGCATATGACATGGCACTAGTAAAGATGTTGACATCTAGACACAATAAAGGATTATGTCCTACTGAACCAATATCATTAGCATCAAATGGTGATACCGTCACAGACCTTCACTGCTTGGGATCCAAAACTGATGTTCGTAACGGATATGTAAAGAAACTAATTTTGAATACGTCAAATGCCGCAGTAGTAGATACAGATCAAACAGAAGCCAATTGGGCAGCAACTGCATGTAGAGTCCAAAATGGTCAGTGGGTCTTGTTTCAAGTCCTTAGTGGCATTTCCGGCCGATTGACGGACCCCGTCTTGACAAAAGtcgacaacaacaagaacgtCACCGACTGGATAACTCACAATATCAACGAGCCTAATTGAATTTCCTGATTATGAACAAGTTTACAACGAGTAACTGTATCTTCAAACGAAGAACAGAAATATGCAATTTGACTAGTTTAATTAACGCCATAGCGGTGAAGTTGTAATTTCGCGGTATATTCGTAGTAGTAAGAAAACGGACAGAGCAAATCGATAACAAAAATACTACAATTCTTGCACTACAGTTTCAGCCAATGTATAGTGAAATAAAATTGTAAAACTTACAATCCACGTGTTCAGACACTTagaaaatttgaaaatgtattGTTTGCGTCAAATGAGGTATGCTTGCGTATATGGAGCCCAGCCCTAATACTTAGCAGAAGGATAactgaaatagaaataaaagaTCTTAGAATATCTATACTGCATTTTTTAAATCTTACACTGTACACGAGTACACACGCATCTGTCTCACCTGAACTTCCGCGCTCAAAACGTTTACACAGAAATCGTAACGAAGTCAAGCTAGGGACAACAGGGTCGTGTACGCATAATAGCACAATGCATCTGTATAGCTATTCAGTACACTACAAACTTCGCGTCTGCAT of the Corticium candelabrum chromosome 2, ooCorCand1.1, whole genome shotgun sequence genome contains:
- the LOC134176226 gene encoding uncharacterized protein LOC134176226: MNQSLLCPILLLLLSTQQSLSLSCSSYSQFDTSPERFAGRIPSIRFREEQISQAQFITKIRITKVYEGTHKDDKMYAAKLICNLKGILEHSSMEINVSQGDRNCQVIHKHTKAGDDVIVFMNQTNRVGGIWNLNSPGMFSIKEWERDYLRHLPDNHCFNDMNNLTTTTNKAKHKSNSCRSVASAQKKINDSVNCTDMPWHAFIWDRQLCKTQCDAVVIHGSWLLTSARCVSNYTRTPKRLVISLGVSNARQMKKSSRAKYVVLHPQWQARSDGQGVAYDMALVKMLTSRHNKGLCPTEPISLASNGDTVTDLHCLGSKTDVRNGYVKKLILNTSNAAVVDTDQTEANWAATACRVQNGQWVLFQVLSGISGRLTDPVLTKVDNNKNVTDWITHNINEPN